One Keratinibaculum paraultunense genomic window carries:
- a CDS encoding sulfatase-like hydrolase/transferase, protein MLFAILLILKIFLFINITDIKYNRGIILLISTLITLFFFTLIYLSNHKKKQTIAFSFYNIMSAFMFVDVMYYSFFNSLPSIAMLKQFSEVTAVGDSILALLSFRNLLFLLDIPFLKIYSNKKRKKLAEKNKSYKTYIRWGIPGGIALALILIFSYLAFNDMIEPIARQEIYSYHIKDIKDTIIGEDIVEGRGIFTQEDLEELKERTKLEEGKYTGIGKGKNLLVIQVEALQDFPLNRYYDGQEITPNLNKFIEHESTIYFNNYYQLIGRGNTADAEFVSNNSLYPSMEDPTYKQYYNNTFYGLPWILRDNGYTAWVFHGYKKEFWNRSKAYPNQGFERFISEEDYDLVETIGFGLTDEQFFKQSMDYLKELDSIDDNPFYAFMITLTSHTPFKMPDEYKELNIREEHENTILGDYLQAIHYTDKALGQFFEALKEEGLYEDTVIALYGDHFAITGLNDSGVELMTDFLGYPYDIDEMFKVPLLIHVPGENIKETVSKIGSQLDFLPTILNIMGYQNEKGIMFGKDLLNYEGENYVAPQTYVLKGSFIDDEVIFLMSRDGIFENCIAKDNKTKQKIDVAPFRERYESIIADINKSDYILKNDLIKFLIENEGEMDFDALIESDIPDYEKIGYLNYKPLERLDTLYYVGYRLLAVDIEWYPDKKTILLDDGVDKRPMVEGSIEEYKQVLDQYRDDQNTLEDLINWMKKHEDTYILLRSKELDESIFLKVIEDYPELRDRFIVEMKDFEQYIKLSNKAFKNIILNVADTEYTDEEILDFLNRNNLYGIIIDRKQAKDSLYKKLKKLGINIYIY, encoded by the coding sequence ATGTTATTTGCAATATTACTAATTTTAAAAATATTTTTATTTATAAATATAACTGATATTAAATATAATAGAGGTATCATACTATTAATTAGTACTTTAATAACTTTATTCTTTTTTACTCTAATATATTTAAGCAATCATAAAAAGAAACAAACCATTGCTTTTTCCTTTTATAATATTATGTCAGCATTTATGTTTGTTGATGTGATGTACTATAGTTTTTTTAATTCATTACCGTCCATTGCTATGTTGAAACAGTTTAGCGAAGTAACTGCAGTAGGAGATAGTATATTAGCATTATTATCTTTTAGAAATCTATTATTTTTGTTGGACATCCCCTTTTTAAAAATATACTCTAATAAAAAGAGAAAAAAATTAGCAGAAAAAAATAAAAGTTACAAAACCTATATAAGATGGGGAATTCCAGGAGGAATTGCATTAGCTTTGATTCTCATATTTAGCTATTTAGCTTTCAATGATATGATAGAACCTATAGCAAGACAAGAAATATATAGTTATCATATTAAAGATATAAAGGATACAATAATAGGTGAAGATATTGTAGAAGGAAGGGGAATATTTACTCAAGAAGATTTAGAAGAGCTTAAAGAAAGAACAAAATTAGAAGAAGGAAAATATACAGGCATAGGCAAAGGGAAAAATTTATTAGTCATACAAGTGGAAGCTTTACAGGACTTTCCTTTAAATAGATATTATGATGGGCAGGAAATAACTCCAAATTTAAATAAATTCATAGAACATGAAAGCACCATTTATTTTAACAATTACTATCAGTTAATAGGTAGAGGAAATACTGCTGATGCAGAATTTGTATCTAATAATTCGTTGTACCCTTCCATGGAAGATCCAACTTATAAACAATATTATAATAATACCTTTTACGGACTACCATGGATACTAAGAGATAATGGATATACTGCTTGGGTTTTTCATGGATATAAAAAGGAATTTTGGAACAGAAGTAAAGCATATCCTAATCAAGGATTTGAAAGATTTATATCTGAGGAGGATTATGATTTAGTAGAAACTATAGGATTTGGTTTAACTGATGAACAGTTTTTTAAACAAAGTATGGATTATCTAAAGGAATTGGATAGTATAGATGATAATCCTTTCTATGCATTTATGATAACTTTAACTAGTCATACTCCTTTTAAAATGCCTGATGAATATAAAGAATTAAATATACGAGAAGAACATGAAAATACCATATTAGGGGATTATCTTCAAGCTATTCACTATACAGATAAAGCTTTAGGGCAGTTCTTTGAAGCACTAAAAGAAGAAGGTTTATATGAAGACACAGTAATAGCTTTATATGGAGATCACTTTGCTATAACAGGTCTTAACGATTCAGGAGTAGAATTGATGACTGACTTTTTAGGGTACCCTTATGATATAGATGAGATGTTTAAAGTTCCTTTATTGATTCATGTTCCAGGAGAAAATATAAAAGAAACTGTAAGTAAAATAGGTAGCCAACTAGATTTTTTGCCTACCATATTAAATATAATGGGATACCAAAATGAAAAGGGAATAATGTTTGGCAAAGACTTGTTAAACTATGAGGGAGAAAACTATGTGGCTCCTCAAACTTATGTACTTAAAGGTTCTTTTATAGATGATGAAGTTATATTTTTAATGTCTAGAGATGGTATATTTGAAAATTGTATTGCAAAAGATAATAAAACTAAACAAAAAATAGATGTAGCACCATTTAGGGAAAGATATGAGAGTATAATTGCTGATATAAATAAATCTGACTATATACTCAAAAATGATTTAATAAAATTTCTTATAGAAAATGAAGGAGAAATGGATTTTGATGCTTTAATTGAATCAGATATCCCAGACTATGAAAAAATTGGATATTTAAACTATAAACCATTAGAAAGATTAGATACACTCTATTATGTAGGGTATAGGCTGTTAGCAGTAGATATAGAATGGTATCCAGACAAAAAGACCATATTATTAGATGATGGAGTAGACAAAAGACCTATGGTAGAAGGCTCTATCGAAGAATATAAACAGGTTTTAGATCAATATAGAGATGATCAAAATACATTAGAAGATTTAATTAATTGGATGAAAAAACATGAGGATACTTATATACTTTTAAGAAGTAAAGAACTAGATGAATCCATATTTTTAAAAGTAATAGAGGATTATCCAGAACTAAGGGATAGATTTATAGTAGAGATGAAGGATTTTGAACAATATATAAAATTATCTAATAAAGCATTTAAAAACATAATATTAAATGTAGCAGATACAGAATATACAGACGAAGAAATATTGGATTTTTTAAATAGGAATAATTTATATGGAATAATAATAGATAGGAAACAAGCTAAAGATTCCTTATACAAGAAGTTAAAAAAATTAGGTATAAATATATATATTTATTAA
- the ablA gene encoding lysine 2,3-aminomutase: protein MRSYKDIELWKDVTDDQWYDWKWQVANRITDVKTLKKVINISDEEEKDIEAVLKKFRMGITPYYASLMDPDDKNCPIRKQAVPTIMETYESIADMEDPLAEDIDSPVPGITHRYPDRVLFLITDQCSMYCRHCTRRRFAGQKDSEAPKKRIDQGIEYIRNTPQVRDVLLSGGDALLVSNDRLEYIIKELRSIPHVEIIRIGTRAPVVMPMRITDDLVNMLKKYHPIWLNTHFNHPKEVTEDSKEAARKMADAGIPLGNQSVLLRGVNDCPHIMKELVHKLVMMRIRPYYIYQCDLSMGIEHFRTKVAKGIQIIEALRGHTSGFAVPTFVVDAPGGGGKIPVMPQYLISQSPEKVVLRNYEGVITTYTEPQMVEEPCNCPVCRKEREGRTTGVAELLESKEVKFLEPNNLERKQRKA, encoded by the coding sequence ATGAGATCCTATAAGGATATTGAATTGTGGAAAGATGTTACTGACGATCAATGGTATGATTGGAAGTGGCAAGTTGCAAATAGGATTACTGATGTGAAAACCTTAAAGAAAGTAATAAACATATCGGATGAGGAAGAGAAAGATATAGAAGCTGTACTTAAAAAATTTAGAATGGGAATTACACCTTACTATGCATCATTAATGGATCCAGATGATAAAAATTGTCCTATTAGAAAACAAGCAGTGCCTACTATCATGGAAACTTACGAAAGTATAGCAGATATGGAAGATCCATTAGCAGAAGATATAGATTCACCAGTACCTGGCATAACCCATAGATATCCTGACAGAGTACTATTTTTAATCACAGATCAATGCTCCATGTACTGCAGACATTGTACTAGAAGAAGATTTGCAGGGCAAAAAGATTCAGAAGCACCAAAAAAAAGGATAGATCAAGGAATTGAATATATAAGGAATACACCTCAAGTAAGAGATGTACTATTATCAGGTGGAGATGCACTATTAGTATCAAATGATAGATTAGAATATATAATAAAAGAATTAAGATCTATACCTCATGTGGAAATTATAAGAATAGGTACTCGTGCTCCAGTAGTAATGCCTATGAGAATTACTGATGATTTAGTAAATATGTTAAAGAAATATCATCCTATATGGTTAAATACTCATTTCAATCATCCAAAAGAAGTTACAGAAGATTCTAAAGAAGCTGCAAGGAAGATGGCAGATGCAGGAATTCCTTTAGGAAATCAATCAGTACTATTAAGAGGAGTAAACGATTGCCCTCACATAATGAAAGAACTAGTTCATAAACTAGTGATGATGAGGATTAGACCTTACTATATATATCAATGTGATCTATCCATGGGAATAGAGCATTTTAGAACTAAAGTAGCCAAAGGTATACAGATAATTGAAGCATTAAGAGGACATACTTCAGGATTTGCAGTACCAACATTTGTAGTGGATGCACCTGGAGGTGGTGGAAAAATACCAGTTATGCCACAGTATTTAATAAGCCAATCTCCTGAAAAGGTAGTATTGAGAAACTACGAAGGAGTAATTACCACTTATACAGAACCTCAAATGGTAGAAGAGCCTTGCAACTGTCCAGTCTGCAGAAAAGAAAGGGAAGGACGAACAACAGGTGTAGCAGAACTACTTGAAAGCAAAGAAGTAAAATTTTTAGAACCAAATAATCTAGAAAGAAAGCAAAGAAAAGCTTAA
- a CDS encoding OAM dimerization domain-containing protein — translation MSQVAQVDLTKVKPYGDTLNDGMVQTSFTLPVPYGDEATEAARQLAKKMGLDEPSVVYSKDLGMNFTYFIVYGKCIHTVDYTKIEVPKVDIEVMSKEEVEQFIKDNIKRNVVVVGACTGTDAHTVGIDAIMNMKGYAGHFGLERYEGIDAYNLGSQVPNEELVAKAIELDADAILVSQVVTQKNVHIPNLTELVELLEAEGIRDKVILVCGGPRISHELAKELGYDAGFGPGTFAEDVATFIVTEMGKRGLV, via the coding sequence ATGAGTCAAGTAGCACAAGTTGACTTAACTAAAGTAAAACCTTATGGGGACACACTAAACGATGGTATGGTGCAAACTAGTTTTACATTACCAGTACCCTATGGAGATGAAGCGACTGAAGCAGCTAGGCAACTAGCTAAGAAAATGGGATTAGATGAACCATCAGTGGTTTATTCTAAAGATTTAGGCATGAATTTCACTTATTTTATAGTATATGGTAAATGTATTCATACTGTGGATTATACTAAAATAGAAGTTCCTAAAGTAGATATAGAAGTGATGTCCAAAGAAGAAGTAGAACAATTTATAAAGGATAATATAAAAAGAAATGTAGTTGTAGTAGGGGCTTGTACAGGTACCGATGCTCATACTGTGGGAATAGATGCTATAATGAACATGAAAGGTTATGCTGGTCATTTTGGCTTGGAAAGATATGAAGGTATCGATGCTTATAACTTAGGAAGTCAGGTGCCCAATGAAGAATTAGTGGCGAAGGCTATAGAATTAGATGCAGATGCAATACTTGTATCTCAAGTAGTAACTCAAAAGAATGTTCATATTCCCAATCTAACAGAATTGGTAGAATTATTAGAAGCAGAAGGAATAAGGGATAAAGTAATATTAGTATGTGGTGGACCTAGAATATCCCATGAATTAGCCAAAGAGCTAGGTTATGATGCAGGATTTGGTCCAGGAACATTTGCAGAAGATGTAGCTACCTTCATAGTAACAGAAATGGGAAAAAGAGGATTAGTATAG
- a CDS encoding lysine 5,6-aminomutase subunit alpha — MGKLNLDQTKIDSSRNAAKKIAEDMQKFIDEHTTTSTERTIVRLLGIDGIDEIDKPLPNVLVDNIKEGGGLEQGAAYWLGNAIIQTGDTPQDIAEKIGRGELDITRLPIASEEKIQDTIYELAKETVDKIKQNKNKRDELIKSLGEGEQPYLYVIVATGNIYEDIVQAKAAAYQGADVIAVIRTTGQSLLDYVPYGATTEGFGGTYATQENFRLMRKALDEVGEEIGRYIRLCNYCSGLCMPEIAAMGALERLDMMLNDALYGILFRDINMQRTMIDQYFSRVINGYAGIIINTGEDNYLTTDDAVEAAHTVLASQFINEQFARKAGIPEEQMGLGHAFEMDPALKNGFLYELAQAQMAREIFPNAPLKYMPPTKYMTGNIFKGHVQDAMFNMVSIMTGQGIQLLGMLTEAIHTPHIHDRYLAIENAQYIFNNARDLGDEILFKEDGIIQKRAQEVLQKAEDLLNEIADIGLFPTIEQGKFGGVKRSRTGGKGLEGVAKKSSGYFNPFIPLMLGGVKQ; from the coding sequence TTGGGAAAGTTAAATCTTGATCAAACAAAGATAGATAGCTCTAGAAATGCAGCAAAGAAAATAGCGGAAGATATGCAAAAATTTATAGATGAGCATACTACTACTTCAACAGAAAGAACCATAGTTAGATTATTAGGAATAGATGGGATAGATGAAATAGACAAACCCTTACCCAATGTATTGGTAGATAATATCAAAGAAGGAGGAGGGCTAGAGCAAGGAGCAGCTTATTGGCTAGGAAATGCCATAATACAAACTGGAGATACTCCTCAAGATATAGCAGAAAAAATTGGACGAGGAGAATTGGATATTACTCGTCTTCCTATTGCAAGTGAAGAAAAAATTCAAGATACTATATATGAATTAGCTAAAGAAACAGTGGATAAAATAAAACAAAATAAGAATAAAAGAGATGAATTAATTAAAAGCTTAGGAGAAGGTGAACAACCTTATTTATATGTAATAGTTGCTACAGGAAATATATATGAGGATATAGTTCAAGCTAAAGCAGCAGCATATCAAGGAGCAGATGTTATAGCTGTAATCAGAACAACTGGGCAATCCTTATTAGACTATGTACCTTATGGAGCCACTACAGAGGGATTTGGAGGTACTTACGCTACTCAAGAAAACTTTAGACTAATGAGAAAAGCACTAGATGAAGTAGGAGAAGAAATTGGTCGTTATATTAGATTGTGTAATTATTGTTCTGGACTTTGTATGCCAGAAATAGCAGCTATGGGTGCATTGGAAAGATTAGACATGATGTTAAACGATGCTTTATATGGAATATTATTTAGGGATATAAATATGCAAAGGACTATGATAGACCAGTATTTTTCTAGAGTAATCAATGGTTATGCAGGTATAATTATAAATACAGGAGAAGATAATTATTTAACCACAGATGATGCAGTAGAGGCTGCCCATACAGTATTAGCTTCTCAATTTATAAATGAACAATTTGCACGAAAGGCAGGAATTCCTGAAGAGCAAATGGGATTAGGGCATGCTTTTGAAATGGATCCTGCTTTAAAAAATGGGTTTTTGTATGAATTAGCTCAAGCACAAATGGCTCGGGAGATATTTCCTAATGCACCATTAAAATATATGCCTCCTACTAAATATATGACAGGAAATATATTTAAAGGGCATGTACAAGATGCTATGTTCAACATGGTATCCATAATGACAGGGCAAGGCATTCAACTGTTGGGTATGTTAACTGAAGCTATTCATACTCCTCATATACATGATAGATATCTAGCTATAGAAAATGCCCAATACATCTTTAATAATGCTAGGGATTTAGGAGATGAAATACTGTTTAAAGAAGATGGGATAATTCAAAAAAGAGCTCAAGAAGTATTACAAAAAGCAGAAGATCTATTAAATGAAATAGCAGATATTGGTTTATTCCCAACTATAGAACAAGGTAAATTTGGAGGAGTAAAAAGATCCAGAACTGGAGGAAAGGGATTAGAAGGTGTGGCTAAAAAAAGTAGCGGATATTTTAACCCATTTATCCCATTGATGCTGGGAGGTGTTAAACAATGA
- a CDS encoding MutS-related protein — MEFMDPSTEKALDFQYILNKINTKTPYGKIYKRNMRAFLPGEEEKLIEELNKVESYIPFVKDKQFMKQIDHIFGHIKDLRTSIRKANNGGILSEVELFEIKNFLYLVKDLYHLLKKQKLPSWSDIKIQPIDKLEKYLDPEDTGLSTFYIYDSYSEELRKIRQYKREVEREIKREKRYLKKRIEEDLNIKLRPDGTIILPKDDKKLIEKIENHPHLAYVSETYINIKYSIKPTDNMTLLERQYLILKDKEEREEYRIREELSKQVGRRSKDLFRNIASIGKIDFILGKAIFAIEINGIKPNIISDHMIKIVEGRHPKIEEILKEKGLNFTPITIELKEGVSCITGPNMGGKTVSLQLVGLLTAMAQHGLMVPAKEMTLGLNQFIKTSIGDPQSMDKGLSTFGGEIKLIQEAIERCNERGLILIDELARGTNPEEGYAISRAIVEYLIDKNCITLLTTHYDNIGNIEDVIHFQVVGLSNVDLGKLKLQLQDIEDEIDAINKYMDYRLKRVDDETKVPKEAINIASIMGLNKEIISKSEKYLGQ; from the coding sequence ATGGAATTTATGGATCCTTCAACGGAAAAGGCATTGGATTTTCAGTATATATTAAATAAAATAAACACTAAAACTCCCTATGGGAAAATATATAAGAGAAATATGAGAGCATTTTTGCCTGGAGAAGAGGAAAAATTAATAGAAGAATTAAATAAAGTAGAAAGTTATATTCCTTTTGTAAAAGATAAACAATTTATGAAACAAATAGATCATATATTTGGACATATAAAGGATTTAAGGACATCCATAAGAAAAGCAAACAATGGAGGAATTTTATCAGAAGTAGAATTGTTTGAAATAAAAAATTTTTTATATTTAGTTAAAGATTTATATCATTTACTAAAAAAACAGAAACTTCCTTCATGGAGTGATATAAAAATTCAGCCTATTGATAAGTTAGAAAAATATTTAGATCCAGAAGATACTGGACTTTCTACTTTTTATATATATGATTCCTATTCAGAAGAATTAAGGAAAATTCGCCAATATAAAAGAGAAGTAGAAAGAGAAATAAAAAGAGAAAAAAGATATTTAAAAAAAAGAATAGAAGAAGATTTAAACATAAAACTAAGACCTGATGGAACTATAATACTTCCTAAAGATGATAAAAAATTAATAGAGAAAATAGAAAATCATCCTCATTTAGCATATGTATCAGAAACCTATATAAACATAAAATATTCCATTAAGCCAACAGATAATATGACTTTATTAGAAAGGCAATATTTAATATTGAAAGATAAAGAGGAAAGAGAAGAATACAGAATAAGAGAAGAATTATCCAAACAAGTAGGTAGAAGATCTAAAGATCTGTTTAGAAATATTGCAAGTATTGGGAAGATAGATTTTATATTAGGAAAAGCAATATTTGCCATAGAAATTAATGGAATAAAGCCCAATATCATTAGTGATCATATGATAAAAATAGTAGAAGGTCGCCATCCAAAAATAGAAGAAATATTAAAAGAAAAAGGGCTAAACTTTACCCCAATAACCATAGAACTAAAAGAAGGAGTAAGTTGTATAACAGGACCTAACATGGGTGGAAAAACTGTAAGCCTTCAGTTGGTTGGTTTACTTACAGCTATGGCTCAACATGGATTGATGGTACCTGCTAAAGAAATGACATTAGGGCTAAACCAATTTATTAAGACTTCCATAGGCGATCCTCAATCCATGGATAAAGGTCTATCTACTTTTGGAGGAGAAATAAAACTAATTCAAGAAGCCATAGAACGATGTAACGAAAGAGGTTTAATTTTAATAGATGAATTGGCTCGTGGCACCAATCCAGAAGAAGGTTATGCTATATCTAGAGCTATAGTAGAATATTTAATAGATAAAAACTGTATAACTCTTTTAACCACTCATTATGATAATATAGGAAATATAGAGGATGTAATTCATTTTCAAGTAGTAGGTTTATCCAATGTGGATTTAGGGAAATTAAAACTTCAATTGCAGGATATTGAAGATGAAATAGATGCAATAAATAAATATATGGACTATAGACTAAAAAGAGTAGATGATGAAACAAAAGTTCCCAAAGAAGCTATAAATATAGCGAGCATAATGGGATTAAACAAAGAAATAATTTCTAAATCGGAAAAATACCTGGGACAGTAG
- a CDS encoding zinc-binding dehydrogenase — translation MKNIGMNIASINITRINIMKKEESSMEKGCPYGTHRVLEPKGVLPQPALKLDNNMDEIYDNEILIDVQTLNIDSASFTQIKEQAKGDIEEIKRIMKNIVDERGKHQNPVTGSGGMLIGTVEKIGPALERKIDLKVGDKIATLVSLSLTPLRIDEFIEVRPEVDQVDIKGKAILFESGIYAVLPDDLPENLALSVLDVAGAPAQTAKLVKPGDTVVVLGGTGKSGMLCLHEAKKRAGVTGKVICIGSRDETIARTKKADLADHYIKADATDAVGLMNKIKELTDGEMADIVINTVNIPNTEMSSILATKDKGIVYFFSMATSFTKAALGAEGVGKDITMIIGNGYTEGHAEIALEIMRENEKLRDIFEKLYA, via the coding sequence ATGAAAAATATTGGCATGAATATTGCATCAATTAATATTACAAGAATTAATATTATGAAAAAGGAGGAATCATCTATGGAAAAAGGATGCCCATATGGAACTCATAGAGTATTGGAACCAAAGGGGGTTTTACCTCAACCAGCGTTAAAATTAGATAATAATATGGATGAAATATACGATAATGAAATTTTAATCGATGTACAAACTTTAAATATTGATTCAGCAAGTTTTACTCAAATAAAAGAACAAGCTAAGGGAGATATAGAGGAAATAAAAAGAATAATGAAAAACATAGTAGATGAAAGAGGTAAACATCAAAATCCAGTAACTGGTTCAGGGGGAATGTTAATAGGAACTGTTGAAAAGATAGGACCTGCTTTAGAAAGAAAGATAGATTTAAAAGTGGGAGACAAAATTGCAACTTTAGTATCCTTATCCCTAACACCTCTTAGAATAGATGAATTTATAGAAGTAAGACCAGAAGTAGATCAAGTAGATATAAAGGGTAAAGCAATATTGTTTGAATCAGGAATATATGCAGTATTACCTGACGATTTACCAGAAAACTTAGCTTTATCTGTACTAGATGTAGCAGGAGCACCAGCTCAAACAGCTAAACTTGTTAAACCAGGAGACACAGTAGTAGTACTTGGAGGAACAGGAAAATCTGGTATGCTTTGTTTACATGAAGCTAAAAAAAGAGCAGGTGTTACAGGAAAAGTTATATGTATAGGTTCTAGAGATGAAACTATAGCAAGGACTAAAAAGGCAGATTTAGCAGATCATTATATAAAAGCTGATGCTACCGATGCAGTAGGTTTGATGAATAAAATAAAAGAACTTACCGATGGAGAGATGGCAGATATAGTTATAAATACTGTAAATATACCTAATACCGAGATGAGTAGTATATTAGCTACTAAAGATAAAGGAATAGTATATTTCTTTAGTATGGCGACCAGTTTTACTAAAGCAGCTTTAGGTGCAGAAGGTGTAGGAAAAGATATAACTATGATAATAGGAAATGGATATACTGAAGGGCATGCTGAAATAGCTTTAGAGATAATGAGAGAAAACGAGAAATTAAGAGATATATTTGAAAAGTTATACGCTTAA
- a CDS encoding ECF transporter S component produces the protein MRFNTKNLVTAAMLLALAIILPTIIHISGLNGTIFLPMHIPVLIAGLIVGPSWGFVVGIISPIINHMLTGMPPVPVFWVMIVELGLYGLISGLLYRKVKMTLCPSLIISMIVGRLGAALMVLILGKGFGFPMPPIDVYIKGMTLTALPGIIIQLIFIPMIVKAYEKDKNTRW, from the coding sequence ATGAGGTTTAATACAAAAAATTTAGTTACTGCAGCTATGTTATTAGCATTAGCAATTATACTCCCCACAATAATACATATAAGTGGACTAAATGGAACTATATTTCTTCCTATGCATATCCCTGTATTGATTGCTGGACTAATTGTGGGACCTTCTTGGGGTTTTGTTGTTGGTATTATTTCTCCTATTATTAATCATATGCTAACAGGCATGCCACCAGTTCCAGTATTTTGGGTGATGATAGTAGAATTAGGATTGTATGGGCTTATATCTGGGCTTTTATATAGGAAAGTAAAAATGACCTTATGCCCATCTTTAATAATAAGCATGATAGTTGGCAGATTAGGAGCAGCTTTAATGGTACTTATATTAGGAAAAGGATTTGGATTTCCTATGCCCCCTATAGATGTATATATTAAAGGTATGACTTTAACAGCTCTACCTGGAATAATAATTCAATTAATATTTATACCTATGATAGTTAAAGCTTATGAAAAAGATAAAAATACTAGGTGGTAA
- a CDS encoding sigma-54 interaction domain-containing protein, which produces MKDLFFKENILEILDYIEEGIHIIDDKGRIVYHNLFGQKIDGIDREKAIGRHLLEVYPSLTYETSTLLTVMKTGKPILKKEQTFINYKGEKITTINSSIPIKNNGKILGALEISKDITQVREMSEKIVDLQSQLYNNNIRPTKQEEGTAKYTFIDIIGENEQMLELKKIALKAAKTDAPVLIYGETGTGKELFVHSIHNSSHRKDNPFITQNCATLPANLLESILFGTVKGGFTGAEDRKGLFQLAHGGTLFLDEINSMPLELQSKLLRAIQDGTIRAVGGTKTINVDVRIISATNIPPEEAVKKGLMRKDLYYRLNVINLNIPPLRERKDDIPILTDYFIKKLNKKLNRSVKGVSKEVMNIFLKHPWEGNVRELENLLEGIISIQDVEFIEKKHLPAKFKHKEDKILEPFSLKETLEEIEKDFISKALEKTDYNISKAAEKLNIPRQTLQYKISKYDLKK; this is translated from the coding sequence ATGAAAGATTTATTTTTTAAGGAAAACATATTAGAGATTTTAGATTATATAGAAGAAGGCATACACATTATAGATGATAAAGGAAGAATAGTATATCATAATTTATTTGGTCAAAAAATCGATGGAATAGATAGAGAAAAAGCTATAGGAAGGCATCTATTGGAAGTATACCCTTCTCTTACCTATGAAACTTCTACACTTTTAACAGTTATGAAAACAGGGAAACCCATATTGAAAAAAGAGCAAACTTTTATAAACTACAAAGGAGAAAAAATAACTACTATAAATTCATCTATCCCTATAAAAAATAATGGGAAAATACTAGGAGCATTAGAGATATCTAAAGATATTACTCAAGTTAGAGAAATGTCAGAAAAAATAGTAGATCTGCAAAGTCAATTATATAACAATAATATTCGCCCAACAAAACAAGAAGAAGGGACAGCAAAATATACCTTTATAGATATAATAGGGGAAAATGAGCAAATGTTAGAGTTAAAGAAAATAGCTTTAAAAGCGGCTAAAACTGATGCACCAGTTTTAATATATGGAGAAACTGGAACAGGGAAAGAGCTATTTGTCCATTCTATACACAACTCAAGTCATAGAAAAGACAATCCTTTCATTACTCAAAATTGTGCAACATTACCAGCTAACTTATTAGAGAGTATATTATTTGGAACTGTAAAAGGTGGTTTTACTGGAGCAGAAGATAGAAAAGGATTATTTCAATTAGCCCATGGAGGTACATTATTTTTAGATGAGATAAATTCTATGCCTTTAGAGCTACAATCTAAATTATTACGAGCTATACAAGATGGTACTATAAGAGCAGTAGGAGGAACAAAAACTATAAATGTAGATGTAAGAATAATAAGTGCCACAAACATTCCACCAGAAGAAGCAGTAAAAAAAGGATTAATGAGAAAAGACCTATACTATAGATTAAATGTAATAAATTTAAACATCCCTCCTTTAAGAGAAAGAAAAGATGACATTCCAATACTTACCGATTATTTCATTAAAAAATTAAATAAAAAATTAAATAGATCAGTAAAAGGAGTTTCCAAGGAAGTTATGAATATATTTTTAAAACATCCTTGGGAAGGAAATGTAAGAGAATTAGAAAACCTATTGGAAGGGATAATAAGTATACAAGATGTGGAATTTATAGAGAAAAAGCACTTACCAGCTAAATTTAAACATAAAGAAGATAAAATCTTGGAACCTTTCTCCTTAAAGGAAACTTTAGAAGAAATAGAAAAGGATTTCATAAGCAAAGCTTTAGAAAAAACAGATTATAACATTAGTAAAGCAGCAGAAAAATTAAACATTCCTCGACAAACTCTCCAATACAAAATATCCAAATATGATTTAAAAAAATAA